Proteins co-encoded in one Ruegeria pomeroyi DSS-3 genomic window:
- a CDS encoding xanthine dehydrogenase family protein molybdopterin-binding subunit — protein sequence MPKDSGIGASSKRREDVRFLTGAGNYTDDINLHGQAYVHFLRSDMAHGRIVSLDTAAAAAMPGVVRIFTGADFEGVGGLPCGWQVTDKHGEPMQEPGHPVLAQGKVRHVGDPIAAVVAETPDQARDAAEAIGVEIEELPAVIDMKAALAEGAAKVHDDLSSNLCYDWGFVEENKGAVDAAFAEAAHVTTLELVNNRLVANPMEPRVAIGDYARATGDSTLYTTSQNPHVIRLLMGAFVLGIPEHKLRVVAPDVGGGFGSKIFHYAEEAFCTFAAKALARPVKWTSSRSEAFMSDAHGRDHVTRIELALDAQNNFTALRTETLANMGAYLSTFAPSVPTWLHGTLMAGNYKTPLIYVNVKAVFTNTVPVDAYRGAGRPEATYQLERVIDKAARELGVDPIALRRQNFVTEFPYQTPVAVVYDTGDYNATMDKLEEIADLSGFAARRAESEARGKLRGLGINCYIEACGIAPSNLVGQLGARAGLYDAATVRVNATGSISVMVGAHSHGQGHETAFPQVVAEMLGIDESMIEIVHGDSSKIPFGMGTYGSRSLAVCGSAMVRATEKIINKAKKIAAHLMEASEADIELKDGQFSVAGTDKSVAWGDVTLAAYVPHNYPLEDIEPGLEETAFYDPSNFTYPAGAYACEVEVDPDTGKVTVERFSAADDFGNIVNPMIVSGQVHGGLGQGIGQALLENCAYDPETGQLLSASYMDYAMPRADDVPFYAVDHSCATPCTHNPLGVKGCGEAGAIGSPPAVVNAVIDALQSGGKTVTHIDMPMSPSRVWSAMQG from the coding sequence ATGCCCAAGGACAGTGGCATCGGAGCCAGCAGCAAGCGACGCGAGGACGTCCGTTTCCTGACCGGCGCCGGCAATTACACCGACGATATCAATCTTCACGGCCAGGCCTATGTGCATTTCCTGCGCTCGGACATGGCGCATGGGCGGATCGTGTCGCTGGACACGGCCGCTGCGGCGGCGATGCCCGGGGTTGTGCGCATCTTTACCGGCGCCGATTTCGAGGGCGTGGGCGGTCTGCCCTGCGGCTGGCAGGTGACCGACAAGCATGGCGAGCCGATGCAGGAGCCGGGCCATCCGGTCCTGGCCCAGGGCAAGGTGCGCCATGTGGGCGACCCGATCGCGGCGGTTGTGGCCGAGACCCCCGATCAGGCGCGTGACGCGGCCGAGGCGATCGGGGTCGAGATCGAGGAACTGCCGGCGGTGATCGACATGAAGGCCGCTTTGGCCGAGGGCGCGGCCAAGGTGCATGACGACCTCAGTTCGAACCTTTGCTATGACTGGGGCTTCGTCGAAGAGAACAAGGGCGCGGTGGACGCGGCCTTTGCCGAGGCGGCGCATGTCACCACGCTGGAGCTGGTGAACAACCGGCTGGTGGCCAACCCGATGGAACCGCGGGTGGCGATCGGCGATTATGCCCGGGCAACGGGGGACTCGACACTTTACACCACCAGCCAGAACCCGCATGTGATCCGCCTGTTGATGGGGGCCTTCGTTCTGGGCATCCCCGAGCACAAGCTGCGGGTGGTGGCACCCGATGTGGGGGGCGGCTTCGGCTCGAAGATCTTCCACTATGCCGAGGAGGCCTTCTGCACCTTTGCGGCCAAGGCGCTGGCGCGGCCGGTCAAATGGACCTCGTCGCGGTCGGAGGCGTTCATGTCGGATGCACATGGGCGTGACCATGTGACCAGGATCGAGCTGGCGCTGGACGCGCAGAACAACTTCACCGCGCTCCGGACCGAGACGCTGGCCAATATGGGCGCCTATCTGTCGACCTTTGCGCCAAGCGTGCCGACCTGGCTGCACGGCACGCTGATGGCAGGCAATTACAAGACGCCGCTGATCTATGTGAACGTCAAGGCGGTGTTCACCAACACGGTGCCGGTGGATGCCTATCGCGGCGCTGGCCGGCCCGAGGCGACCTATCAGCTGGAGCGCGTGATCGACAAGGCGGCGCGCGAGCTGGGGGTCGACCCGATCGCGCTGAGGCGGCAGAACTTCGTGACCGAGTTCCCCTATCAGACGCCGGTTGCGGTGGTCTATGACACCGGCGACTACAACGCCACGATGGACAAGCTGGAAGAGATTGCCGATCTGTCGGGCTTTGCGGCGCGGCGGGCGGAATCCGAGGCACGCGGCAAGCTGCGGGGCCTGGGCATCAACTGCTATATCGAGGCCTGCGGCATCGCGCCCAGCAACCTTGTGGGGCAGCTGGGCGCGCGCGCCGGTCTTTACGACGCGGCGACGGTGCGGGTGAACGCCACCGGCTCGATCTCGGTGATGGTGGGGGCGCATAGCCACGGCCAGGGCCACGAGACAGCGTTTCCGCAGGTGGTGGCCGAGATGCTGGGCATCGACGAGAGCATGATCGAGATCGTGCATGGCGATTCCAGCAAGATCCCGTTCGGCATGGGCACCTATGGTTCGCGCAGCCTTGCGGTCTGCGGCTCGGCCATGGTGCGGGCGACCGAAAAGATCATCAACAAAGCCAAAAAGATCGCGGCGCATCTGATGGAGGCCAGCGAGGCCGATATCGAGCTGAAGGACGGCCAGTTCAGCGTTGCGGGCACGGACAAGTCCGTGGCCTGGGGCGACGTGACGCTGGCGGCTTATGTGCCGCACAACTACCCGCTGGAGGATATCGAGCCGGGGCTGGAGGAGACGGCGTTCTACGACCCGTCGAACTTCACCTATCCGGCCGGGGCCTATGCCTGCGAGGTGGAGGTGGACCCCGACACCGGCAAGGTGACGGTGGAGCGGTTCAGCGCGGCCGATGATTTCGGCAATATCGTCAACCCGATGATCGTGTCGGGACAGGTGCATGGGGGTCTCGGCCAGGGCATCGGCCAGGCGCTGCTGGAGAACTGCGCCTATGATCCCGAGACCGGGCAGCTGCTCAGCGCATCCTACATGGATTACGCGATGCCGCGCGCCGACGATGTGCCGTTCTATGCGGTGGATCATTCCTGCGCCACGCCCTGCACCCACAACCCGCTGGGGGTGAAGGGCTGTGGCGAGGCCGGGGCCATCGGCAGCCCGCCGGCAGTGGTCAATGCGGTGATCGACGCGCTGCAATCGGGCGGCAAGACCGTCACCCATATCGACATGCCGATGAGCCCCTCGCGGGTCTGGTCGGCGATGCAGGGCTGA
- a CDS encoding quinoprotein dehydrogenase-associated SoxYZ-like carrier — protein sequence MFRYGLSLCATLLAGAALAADTPQVPLDDPFASGMWEDHQIAILGDPADIRFDDRVRVFAPAAAEDAFHVPLLIDATAIPDVEEIVVTADYGPIPKILSYFPGEAQAKLALRFKIDQATAVRASVRTKSGSWHVGGTLIDAAGGGCTAPAEAYASDDWEEKLGEIHGRLWAATGRARLIVDHPMDTGLADGIPVFIIRDLSFTNDAGQELARLALSEPVNEDPAFTLYFDPARMPPLLHVSGRDNNGNQIAGTLTGEEVN from the coding sequence ATGTTCAGATACGGGCTTTCCCTGTGCGCCACATTGCTGGCGGGTGCGGCGCTGGCCGCAGATACGCCGCAAGTGCCACTTGACGATCCCTTTGCCTCGGGCATGTGGGAGGATCACCAGATCGCGATCCTGGGCGACCCCGCAGATATCCGGTTCGACGACCGGGTGCGCGTGTTTGCGCCCGCCGCCGCCGAGGATGCGTTTCACGTCCCGCTGCTGATCGACGCCACCGCCATCCCCGATGTCGAGGAGATCGTGGTCACCGCCGATTACGGCCCGATCCCCAAGATCCTGAGCTATTTCCCCGGCGAGGCGCAGGCAAAACTGGCGCTGCGCTTCAAGATCGACCAGGCCACCGCCGTGCGCGCCTCGGTGCGCACCAAAAGCGGCAGCTGGCATGTGGGCGGCACCCTGATCGACGCGGCGGGCGGCGGCTGTACCGCACCGGCCGAGGCCTATGCCTCGGACGACTGGGAGGAGAAGTTGGGCGAGATCCACGGGCGACTCTGGGCCGCCACCGGGCGGGCCCGGCTGATCGTGGATCACCCGATGGATACAGGGCTGGCCGATGGCATCCCGGTCTTCATCATCCGCGACCTCAGCTTTACCAACGACGCCGGGCAGGAACTGGCCCGGCTGGCGCTGAGCGAGCCGGTGAACGAAGACCCGGCCTTTACCCTCTATTTCGACCCCGCGCGGATGCCGCCGCTGCTGCATGTGAGCGGGCGGGACAACAACGGCAACCAGATCGCGGGCACCCTGACGGGCGAGGAAGTCAACTGA
- a CDS encoding quinoprotein relay system zinc metallohydrolase 1 yields MPSRRALLAGAAAGLGLTALPAAPVFAQAKLRYDLAPIPVLPGVWMIEGVTDYFDKVNGGAIVNCAVLQGQSGLILIDSGPSRRYGEALAATLRALDLRGVSAVVNTHHHPDHFFGNQVFADRPILALGDTLAAARRDGDAFADNMYRLLGDWMRGTEPVPPNTALDGGEVTIDGRRFATLPLSGHTEADLALVDVETGLLITGDLAFLDRAPTTPHADLAGWQQALTTLEGLGAPAVLPGHGPFDRTGASLRQTRAYLSWLEATLHDAARTGLDMVEVMDLPLPQEFAAMGAQPQEFHRSVAHLFPGVERAVLPRAN; encoded by the coding sequence ATGCCCAGCCGCCGTGCCCTGCTGGCCGGTGCCGCCGCCGGGCTGGGTCTAACCGCCCTGCCCGCCGCCCCGGTCTTTGCCCAGGCAAAGCTGCGCTATGATCTGGCGCCAATCCCGGTGCTGCCCGGTGTCTGGATGATCGAGGGCGTCACCGACTATTTCGACAAGGTCAATGGCGGCGCCATCGTCAATTGCGCGGTGCTGCAGGGGCAATCGGGGCTGATACTGATCGACAGCGGCCCCTCGCGCCGCTATGGCGAGGCACTGGCGGCAACCCTGCGCGCGCTGGACCTGCGTGGCGTGTCGGCGGTGGTCAACACGCACCACCACCCGGATCATTTCTTTGGCAACCAGGTCTTTGCCGACCGCCCCATCCTTGCCTTGGGCGACACGCTTGCAGCCGCCCGCCGCGACGGCGACGCCTTCGCCGACAACATGTACCGGCTGCTGGGTGACTGGATGCGCGGCACCGAGCCGGTGCCGCCCAATACCGCGCTGGACGGGGGCGAAGTGACCATAGACGGTCGCCGGTTTGCCACGCTGCCGCTCAGCGGACATACCGAGGCCGATCTGGCGCTGGTCGACGTTGAAACCGGGCTGCTGATCACCGGCGATCTCGCCTTTCTGGACCGCGCGCCCACCACGCCGCATGCGGATCTGGCAGGCTGGCAACAGGCGCTCACCACGCTCGAGGGGTTGGGCGCCCCCGCCGTGCTGCCCGGCCATGGCCCGTTCGACCGCACCGGCGCGTCGCTGCGCCAGACCCGCGCCTATCTGTCCTGGCTGGAGGCGACATTGCACGATGCCGCGCGCACCGGTCTGGACATGGTCGAGGTGATGGATCTGCCGCTGCCACAGGAGTTTGCCGCGATGGGTGCGCAACCGCAGGAGTTTCACCGCTCGGTCGCGCATCTGTTCCCCGGGGTGGAACGCGCGGTGCTGCCGCGGGCGAACTAG
- a CDS encoding PQQ-dependent catabolism-associated CXXCW motif protein: MRIAAALLAIALTGLSGAVWAETSAAIVARKPDLFHPETGLRIDRQRAPVPEDIPPPARKISALWARKLIARGALALDVYGAAQSRYDELDGTWLVPEPRQSLPGAVWLPEVGRGVLDAALQVYLERELERLTGGSKARAIVVFCVADCWMSWNAAQRIAGMGYLQVYWFPLGTDGWRELGWPLEPVEPVPVPVD; encoded by the coding sequence ATGCGGATCGCGGCTGCACTGCTGGCAATTGCCCTGACCGGGCTATCTGGGGCGGTTTGGGCCGAGACCTCTGCTGCCATCGTTGCGCGCAAGCCCGATTTGTTCCATCCCGAAACCGGCCTCAGGATCGACCGTCAGCGGGCGCCGGTGCCCGAGGATATTCCACCGCCCGCCCGCAAGATTTCGGCCCTTTGGGCGCGCAAGCTGATCGCCCGCGGGGCACTGGCGCTGGATGTCTATGGCGCGGCGCAGTCGCGTTATGACGAGCTGGACGGGACCTGGCTGGTGCCCGAGCCGCGCCAGAGCCTGCCGGGCGCGGTCTGGCTGCCCGAGGTCGGGCGCGGCGTCCTGGATGCCGCCTTGCAGGTCTATCTGGAGCGCGAGCTGGAGCGGCTGACCGGCGGCAGCAAGGCGCGCGCCATCGTGGTGTTCTGCGTGGCCGATTGCTGGATGAGCTGGAACGCGGCGCAGCGGATCGCCGGGATGGGATACCTTCAGGTCTATTGGTTTCCGCTGGGCACCGATGGCTGGCGCGAACTGGGCTGGCCGCTGGAACCGGTTGAACCAGTGCCGGTCCCGGTGGACTGA
- a CDS encoding efflux RND transporter permease subunit has product MSEGSQNTPLGIAGGLTRGFIGSALTPLMILAALAMGLVALISLPREEEPQISVPLVDIHIQAPGLKAEDAVKLVTEPMETIVKAIGDVDHVYSQTGDDYAMVTARFLVGTPADTAILRVHDKVRANMDRIPVGIGEPLIVGRGIDDVAIVSLTLSPRDGAGDVSANDLTRIARELQVQLAKIGDVGLTYLVGEAPEAIRIAPDPERLALYGVTLQQLAAKVEGANRALATGLVRDGGEQIALVAGETLHAPAEIANLLLTTRDNRPVYVRDVADVRFVPDTSERIVANVTRDDSGGFRRSPAVTLALAKRAGANAVVVAEEILHRVHLLEHDLIPDSVEVTVTRDYGETANEKANELLFHLGLATVSIVVLVLFSIGWRESIVVAVVIPVTILLTLFAAWVMGYTLNRVSLFALIFSIGILVDDAIVVIENIARHWAMPDSASRTQKAIRAVAEVGNPTIVATLTVVAALLPMLFVSGLMGPYMSPIPANASAAMIFSFFVAVIITPWLMVKIAGRAPAHAHDAAAQHGGALGRLYRAVARPLLRTKSGSGLFLLVAAVLSFGSLGALYTRDVTVKLLPFDNKSELSVVIDLPEGASVEDTDAVAQQVARRVLELPEVISAQTHAGDAAPFNFNGLVRHYYLRARPELGDVQINLLPKDARTRTSHDIALDIRERLSTLDLPEGTVLKTVEPPPGPPVIATLLAEVYGPDADSRRAAATRIREAFESVPFVVDVDDSFGTQARRLRATVSTDQLEFFGVQERDVFSTLAILNAGQTVGYSHRGEGRRPIPIEVARDSADRVVDERFLSTPVPANVLPGARGVVELGDVVELREERASYPVFRHNGRAAEMVMAELAGDFEAPLYGMLAVAEALDAMDWPEGGKPQIRLNGQPEDESVITLLWDGEWEVTWITFRDMGAAFGVALLGIYILVVAQFGSFRLPLVVLTPVPLTFLGIIIGHWLFNAPFSAPSMIGFIALAGIIVRNSILLVDFIRHANPERDKIETLIEAGAIRFKPILLTAVAAMIGAAVILTDPIFQGLALSLLFGLLSSTLLTVLVIPAIYRVFKT; this is encoded by the coding sequence ATGAGTGAGGGATCACAGAACACGCCCCTGGGGATCGCGGGCGGGCTGACACGCGGTTTCATCGGCTCGGCCCTGACGCCGCTGATGATCCTGGCGGCCCTTGCCATGGGGCTGGTGGCGCTGATCAGCCTGCCGCGCGAGGAAGAGCCGCAGATCTCGGTGCCGCTGGTCGATATCCATATCCAAGCGCCGGGGCTCAAGGCCGAGGATGCGGTGAAACTGGTCACCGAACCGATGGAGACCATCGTCAAGGCGATCGGCGATGTGGACCATGTCTATTCGCAGACCGGCGACGATTATGCCATGGTCACCGCCCGGTTCCTGGTCGGTACACCCGCCGATACCGCCATCCTGCGCGTACATGACAAAGTGCGCGCCAACATGGACCGCATCCCGGTGGGCATCGGTGAACCGCTGATCGTCGGGCGCGGCATCGACGATGTGGCCATCGTCTCGCTGACCCTGTCCCCGCGCGACGGGGCCGGGGATGTCTCGGCCAACGACCTGACCCGCATCGCGCGCGAGTTGCAGGTGCAGCTGGCCAAGATCGGCGATGTGGGCCTGACCTATCTGGTGGGCGAGGCGCCCGAGGCGATCCGCATCGCGCCCGACCCCGAGCGGCTGGCGCTTTACGGCGTGACGCTGCAACAGCTGGCGGCCAAGGTCGAGGGCGCCAACCGGGCACTGGCCACCGGGCTGGTGCGCGACGGTGGTGAACAGATCGCGCTGGTGGCGGGCGAGACGCTGCACGCGCCCGCCGAGATCGCCAACCTGCTGCTGACCACCCGCGACAACCGGCCCGTCTATGTGCGCGACGTGGCCGATGTGCGCTTTGTCCCCGACACGTCCGAGCGGATCGTGGCCAATGTCACCCGCGACGACAGTGGCGGGTTCCGCCGCAGCCCGGCTGTGACGCTGGCGCTGGCCAAGCGCGCCGGGGCCAATGCCGTGGTGGTGGCCGAAGAGATCCTGCACCGGGTGCATCTGCTGGAACACGATCTGATCCCCGACAGTGTCGAGGTTACCGTCACCCGCGACTATGGTGAAACCGCCAATGAAAAGGCCAACGAGCTGCTGTTCCACCTGGGCCTGGCCACCGTGTCCATCGTTGTGCTGGTGCTGTTCTCGATCGGCTGGCGCGAAAGCATCGTGGTCGCCGTGGTGATCCCGGTCACCATCCTGCTGACCCTCTTTGCGGCCTGGGTCATGGGCTACACGCTGAACCGGGTGTCGCTGTTTGCGCTGATCTTTTCCATCGGCATCCTCGTCGATGACGCCATCGTGGTGATCGAGAACATCGCCCGCCACTGGGCCATGCCCGACAGTGCCAGCCGCACCCAAAAGGCGATCCGCGCAGTGGCCGAGGTGGGCAACCCCACCATCGTCGCCACGCTGACCGTGGTGGCGGCGCTGTTGCCGATGCTGTTCGTTTCGGGGCTGATGGGGCCGTATATGAGCCCGATCCCCGCCAATGCCTCGGCGGCGATGATCTTTTCCTTTTTCGTGGCGGTCATCATCACGCCCTGGCTGATGGTCAAGATCGCGGGCCGCGCGCCCGCCCATGCCCATGACGCAGCCGCCCAGCACGGCGGCGCGCTGGGGCGTCTCTATCGCGCGGTGGCGCGCCCGCTCTTGCGCACCAAATCCGGCAGCGGGCTGTTCCTGCTGGTGGCGGCGGTGTTGTCCTTTGGCTCGCTGGGCGCGCTTTATACCCGCGACGTGACGGTCAAGCTCTTGCCGTTTGACAACAAGTCCGAGCTGTCGGTGGTGATCGACCTGCCCGAGGGCGCCTCGGTCGAGGATACCGACGCGGTGGCGCAACAGGTGGCGCGCCGGGTGCTGGAACTGCCCGAGGTGATCTCGGCCCAGACTCATGCGGGCGATGCGGCACCTTTCAACTTCAACGGGCTGGTGCGCCATTACTATCTGCGCGCCCGGCCCGAGCTGGGCGATGTGCAGATCAACCTGTTGCCCAAGGATGCGCGCACCCGCACCAGCCACGACATCGCGCTGGATATCCGCGAGCGGCTGTCCACGCTCGACCTGCCAGAGGGCACGGTGCTGAAAACGGTCGAGCCGCCCCCCGGCCCGCCGGTCATCGCCACCCTGCTGGCCGAGGTCTATGGCCCCGATGCCGACAGCCGCCGCGCCGCTGCCACCCGCATCCGCGAGGCCTTTGAAAGCGTGCCTTTCGTGGTCGATGTGGACGACAGTTTCGGCACTCAGGCCCGCCGCCTCAGGGCGACGGTCTCGACCGATCAGCTGGAATTCTTCGGCGTGCAGGAGCGGGACGTCTTCTCGACCCTGGCGATCTTGAACGCGGGCCAGACGGTGGGCTATTCGCACCGGGGCGAGGGCCGCCGCCCGATCCCCATCGAGGTCGCGCGCGACAGCGCCGACCGGGTGGTGGACGAGCGGTTCCTGTCGACCCCGGTTCCGGCCAATGTGCTGCCCGGCGCGCGCGGCGTGGTCGAGCTGGGCGATGTGGTCGAGCTGCGCGAAGAGCGCGCCTCCTACCCCGTGTTCCGCCACAACGGGCGCGCCGCCGAGATGGTGATGGCCGAACTGGCCGGTGACTTCGAGGCGCCGCTCTATGGCATGCTGGCGGTTGCCGAGGCGCTGGACGCGATGGACTGGCCCGAAGGGGGCAAGCCCCAGATCCGCCTGAACGGCCAGCCCGAGGATGAAAGCGTCATCACCCTGCTGTGGGACGGCGAATGGGAGGTCACCTGGATCACCTTCCGCGACATGGGCGCGGCCTTTGGCGTGGCGCTATTGGGCATCTACATCCTGGTGGTGGCGCAATTCGGTTCGTTCCGGCTGCCGCTGGTGGTGCTGACGCCGGTGCCGCTGACCTTTCTGGGCATCATCATCGGGCATTGGCTGTTCAATGCGCCCTTTTCGGCGCCCTCGATGATCGGCTTCATCGCGCTGGCGGGGATCATCGTGCGCAACTCGATCCTGCTGGTGGATTTCATCCGCCACGCCAATCCCGAACGCGACAAGATCGAGACGCTGATCGAGGCCGGGGCGATCCGGTTCAAGCCGATCCTGCTGACAGCGGTGGCGGCGATGATCGGGGCGGCGGTGATCCTGACCGACCCGATCTTTCAGGGGCTGGCGCTGTCGCTGTTGTTCGGGCTGCTCAGCTCGACCCTGCTGACGGTGCTGGTGATCCCGGCCATCTACCGCGTGTTCAAGACCTGA
- a CDS encoding 4Fe-4S binding protein: MRALFLSFCLMLTTLAAGADPLTPDQIASYVKPPLLLGEEVDETGVYALIDVYGKPAGYVFETEPLAPLPGFSGAPVNLLVMLDATGSFIEVRLIEQNEPIFVSGLGVAPFEKFLEQYRGLNIASPMVVGTPYGNSGGGASALTYLDGVTKATASIRIAHETVLAASLAVARERMQGVATAPPRAPDLDHDEPLDWAALVAQGIASHHLVSNARVQAGFDGTLWAGDDPEALADPEAAHVDLWILDLGPPAIARAVLSAQALEELQQFQALSPHDEPLLLIESARHGLVGEDFVRNTAPDLISAQQGGLPVALRDADLFVELAPGLPEGRAMILRADRRLGFDPTSEWELTLQIQRAHGSFQPVIGSRSFGFTHATPERFFLSETGPSALPPWQEALRGRAGDLGLLVVFLGGLIPALLLGQSRLAGLRTFVPLRLGVLAVTLGFVGWWAQGQLSVVTPLAVLRGALDGGSLAFLLYDPVSLLLWGAAVLGFLLWGRGLFCGWLCPYGAMQEFAHHLGRWLHLPRLPLPDAWDRQLKWLKYAVLATLVAIVLLAPAELETAAEVEPFKTAITTFFLREWYFALYAAAWIALSMVTFKGFCRYVCPLGALMAIGGLLRLRRWIPRRPECGSPCQLCRVRCNYRAIRPDGEIAYDECFQCLDCVTIHDSPTQCVPLILARRRSEARAQNLW, encoded by the coding sequence ATGCGCGCGCTTTTCCTTTCCTTCTGCCTGATGCTGACGACCCTGGCTGCCGGGGCTGATCCGCTGACCCCGGACCAGATCGCCAGCTATGTCAAACCGCCGCTGCTGCTGGGCGAAGAGGTCGACGAGACCGGGGTGTACGCGCTGATCGACGTCTATGGCAAACCCGCGGGCTATGTGTTCGAGACCGAGCCGCTGGCGCCCCTGCCCGGTTTTTCCGGCGCTCCGGTCAACCTCCTGGTGATGCTCGATGCGACGGGCAGTTTCATCGAGGTACGCCTGATCGAGCAGAACGAGCCGATCTTTGTCTCGGGCCTGGGCGTGGCGCCGTTCGAGAAGTTCCTGGAGCAGTATCGCGGCCTCAACATCGCTTCGCCCATGGTGGTGGGGACACCGTATGGCAACAGTGGCGGTGGCGCCTCGGCGCTGACCTATCTGGACGGGGTGACCAAGGCCACGGCCTCGATCCGCATCGCCCATGAAACCGTGCTGGCCGCCAGCCTGGCCGTGGCGCGCGAGCGCATGCAGGGCGTCGCCACCGCGCCGCCGCGCGCGCCCGACCTGGACCATGACGAGCCGCTCGACTGGGCCGCGCTGGTGGCCCAAGGCATCGCCAGCCATCACCTGGTCAGCAACGCCCGGGTGCAGGCCGGGTTCGACGGCACGCTCTGGGCGGGCGATGATCCCGAGGCGCTGGCCGATCCCGAGGCCGCCCATGTCGATCTCTGGATCCTCGATCTGGGTCCGCCCGCGATCGCGCGCGCGGTGCTGTCGGCGCAGGCATTGGAAGAGTTGCAGCAGTTTCAGGCGCTGTCGCCCCATGACGAGCCGCTGTTGCTGATCGAAAGCGCGCGCCATGGGCTGGTGGGCGAGGATTTCGTGCGCAACACCGCCCCCGATCTGATCTCGGCGCAACAGGGTGGCCTGCCGGTGGCGCTGCGAGATGCCGACCTGTTCGTCGAACTGGCCCCCGGCCTGCCCGAAGGCCGCGCGATGATCCTGCGGGCCGATCGCCGGCTGGGTTTCGATCCGACCTCGGAGTGGGAGCTGACCCTGCAAATCCAGCGCGCCCATGGCAGTTTCCAGCCGGTGATCGGCTCCCGCAGCTTCGGTTTCACCCATGCCACGCCCGAGCGGTTCTTTCTGTCCGAAACCGGTCCCAGCGCCCTGCCGCCCTGGCAGGAGGCGCTGCGCGGACGCGCCGGCGATCTTGGCCTGCTCGTGGTGTTTCTGGGGGGGCTGATTCCGGCGCTGCTGCTCGGGCAAAGCCGTTTGGCGGGTTTGCGTACCTTTGTGCCGCTGCGACTGGGCGTGCTGGCGGTCACCCTGGGGTTTGTCGGCTGGTGGGCACAGGGTCAGCTGTCGGTGGTGACGCCGCTGGCGGTGCTGCGCGGTGCCCTGGATGGCGGCAGCCTGGCCTTTCTGCTCTATGATCCGGTCTCGCTGCTGCTTTGGGGCGCAGCGGTGCTGGGCTTCCTGCTGTGGGGGCGCGGATTGTTCTGTGGCTGGCTCTGTCCCTATGGCGCGATGCAGGAATTCGCCCATCACCTGGGCCGCTGGCTGCACCTGCCGCGCCTGCCCCTGCCCGACGCCTGGGACCGGCAGTTGAAATGGCTGAAATACGCGGTGCTGGCCACTCTGGTGGCCATCGTGCTGCTCGCGCCGGCCGAGCTGGAAACCGCGGCCGAGGTGGAGCCGTTCAAGACAGCGATCACCACCTTCTTCCTGCGCGAATGGTATTTCGCCCTCTATGCCGCTGCCTGGATCGCCCTCTCAATGGTGACCTTCAAGGGGTTCTGCCGCTATGTCTGCCCGCTGGGTGCGCTGATGGCGATTGGCGGGCTGTTGCGCCTGCGCCGCTGGATTCCGCGTCGCCCCGAATGCGGCAGCCCCTGCCAGCTCTGCCGGGTACGCTGCAATTACCGTGCCATCCGGCCCGATGGAGAAATTGCGTATGATGAATGTTTCCAATGCCTTGACTGCGTAACGATCCACGACTCGCCAACCCAATGCGTGCCGCTGATCCTGGCACGCCGGCGCTCCGAGGCGCGGGCGCAAAATCTCTGGTGA
- a CDS encoding FAD binding domain-containing protein — MYNFEFERPGSVAEAVAALKTEEAQALGGGQTLIPTLKQRLAAPAKLVSLGGIAEMKGVCRNDDGSLSIGGGTTHAEVARAAAAHYPALAALAGGIGDPAVRNRGTIGGSLANNDPSACYPAAALGSGATIVTDRREIAADDYFQGLFTTALEEGEIITSVRFPVPEKANYQKFVQPASRFALVGVFAAQTADGTRVAVTGASEDGVFRWSAAEAALASGASIDGMAPEADGMIADLHGTKPYRAHLTGVLTRRALQAMA; from the coding sequence ATGTATAATTTCGAGTTTGAGCGGCCCGGCAGCGTGGCCGAGGCGGTGGCGGCGCTGAAGACCGAGGAGGCGCAGGCGCTGGGGGGCGGGCAGACCCTGATCCCGACGTTGAAACAGCGGCTGGCGGCGCCGGCGAAGCTGGTGTCGCTGGGCGGCATCGCCGAGATGAAGGGCGTGTGCAGGAACGACGATGGCTCGCTGTCGATCGGCGGCGGCACCACCCATGCCGAGGTGGCGCGCGCGGCGGCGGCGCATTATCCGGCGCTGGCGGCGCTGGCGGGGGGCATCGGCGATCCGGCGGTGCGCAACCGCGGCACCATCGGCGGCAGCCTGGCCAATAACGACCCCTCGGCCTGCTACCCGGCGGCGGCGCTGGGATCGGGCGCGACCATCGTGACCGACCGGCGCGAGATCGCGGCGGACGACTATTTCCAGGGCCTCTTCACCACCGCGCTGGAAGAGGGCGAGATCATCACCAGCGTGCGCTTCCCGGTGCCCGAGAAGGCGAATTACCAGAAATTCGTCCAGCCCGCCTCGCGCTTCGCGCTGGTGGGCGTGTTCGCGGCGCAGACGGCCGACGGCACGCGGGTGGCAGTGACCGGCGCGTCTGAGGACGGGGTGTTCCGCTGGAGCGCCGCCGAGGCGGCGCTGGCCAGCGGTGCCTCGATTGATGGTATGGCGCCCGAGGCCGATGGCATGATCGCCGACCTGCACGGCACCAAACCCTATCGCGCCCACCTGACCGGCGTCCTCACCCGCCGCGCCCTCCAGGCCATGGCCTGA